The following are encoded together in the Terriglobia bacterium genome:
- a CDS encoding transketolase family protein yields the protein MITPASAIDLKAGNLVAIRQAFGPAFEALAETDKRLVAVTADLGGSVNLARFGEQNPSRYFNCGVAETNMIGMSAGLAMAGYIPYAVTFGAFLGRAMDHVRQSIGHNKLKVNVVGSHGGISNGKDGPSAHAIEDVAFFRSTPPFAVVVVADANQIPSALQASVDYPNPVYLRLYREPTAVFYEKNPPFSIGKANVLRKGSDITLVTCGPHVGYCQRWMDVWSKDVSIELIDSHTVKPLDEEVLLESAARTGAVVTVEDHYVNGGLGSAVAELLSERRPTPLQRVGLQGYAASGPYYELLEHAGIGERAVRDAIEAVLRRKRS from the coding sequence ATGATTACTCCCGCGTCAGCTATTGATCTGAAAGCCGGGAATTTGGTCGCGATCCGGCAGGCTTTCGGACCGGCATTTGAGGCGCTTGCTGAGACCGACAAACGATTGGTGGCCGTTACGGCGGACCTTGGAGGCAGCGTAAATCTCGCCCGTTTCGGTGAGCAAAACCCGTCCCGGTATTTCAACTGCGGGGTTGCTGAGACGAACATGATCGGCATGAGCGCGGGGCTCGCCATGGCCGGATACATCCCTTATGCCGTCACATTCGGGGCGTTTCTTGGCCGGGCGATGGACCACGTCCGGCAGTCCATCGGCCACAATAAGCTCAAAGTGAATGTTGTCGGTTCGCATGGCGGCATCTCCAATGGTAAAGACGGGCCTTCTGCTCACGCCATCGAAGATGTTGCTTTCTTCAGGTCAACGCCTCCCTTCGCGGTGGTGGTTGTGGCAGACGCCAATCAGATCCCCTCGGCGCTCCAGGCCTCGGTTGACTACCCGAATCCCGTGTACCTCAGGCTGTATCGAGAACCCACCGCGGTCTTTTACGAGAAGAACCCGCCTTTCAGTATTGGAAAAGCCAACGTGCTGCGGAAAGGCTCTGACATTACGCTGGTGACCTGTGGCCCTCATGTGGGTTATTGTCAGCGCTGGATGGATGTTTGGTCGAAGGATGTTTCCATTGAACTGATTGACAGCCACACCGTGAAGCCTTTGGACGAGGAGGTCCTGCTGGAATCTGCTGCACGGACAGGCGCCGTTGTCACAGTTGAGGACCACTACGTGAATGGTGGACTGGGTTCTGCGGTTGCGGAATTGCTTAGTGAGCGCCGTCCTACTCCGCTGCAACGAGTCGGCCTCCAAGGGTACGCCGCCAGCGGACCATACTATGAGTTACTGGAGCATGCGGGGATCGGAGAACGCGCGGTTCGCGACGCCATCGAGGCAGTTTTGCGCCGCAAACGAAGCTGA
- a CDS encoding transketolase encodes MRSDKPERLRKIIMKTISELEAIARQCRVDTLKELRCAQSGHPGSSLSLMDVMVALYFGGFVRHNPADPDWKDRDRVILSVGHAVPGLYSCLSHAGYSPVAKLSGLRQYGTGLEGHAKRHTFPGIECSSGSLGQGLSVGVGLALAAKLRSEASRVVVLMSDGEQEEGSVWEAVMSASKWGLDNLIAVVDKNGNQINGPTSVVMPTLDPIADKYRASHWVARDIQGNNMAEVMDGMKWAMEAKGPAVLISHTETGFPISFMRGDYHWHHGVLTNPLFLKAMSDLKEPVSNEPDESWMPGYQPVTQEEAKQS; translated from the coding sequence ATGCGCTCGGACAAACCTGAAAGGTTGCGAAAGATTATTATGAAAACAATCAGCGAGTTGGAAGCGATCGCCAGGCAGTGCCGGGTTGACACCCTCAAGGAATTGCGATGCGCTCAATCGGGGCATCCCGGCAGCTCTCTCTCATTGATGGACGTGATGGTTGCGCTCTACTTTGGAGGCTTTGTCCGTCACAATCCTGCAGACCCGGATTGGAAGGACCGTGACCGCGTGATCCTGTCCGTGGGACACGCCGTGCCCGGACTCTATTCTTGTCTTTCGCACGCTGGCTATTCCCCGGTGGCCAAGCTTTCGGGTCTGCGCCAATACGGTACCGGCTTGGAAGGCCATGCCAAACGCCACACGTTCCCCGGTATCGAGTGCTCTTCTGGCTCCCTGGGACAAGGTTTAAGCGTCGGCGTCGGACTGGCGCTGGCCGCGAAGCTGCGCTCGGAAGCAAGCCGGGTCGTTGTATTGATGAGCGACGGCGAGCAGGAGGAGGGCTCCGTGTGGGAGGCTGTCATGTCGGCATCAAAGTGGGGTCTCGACAACCTGATCGCGGTTGTTGACAAGAACGGTAACCAAATCAATGGGCCCACTTCCGTCGTGATGCCGACTCTTGATCCCATTGCAGACAAGTACCGGGCCTCGCACTGGGTTGCACGAGACATTCAGGGCAATAACATGGCTGAAGTTATGGACGGAATGAAATGGGCGATGGAAGCCAAAGGTCCCGCGGTGCTCATTTCCCATACTGAAACCGGCTTCCCGATCTCGTTCATGCGCGGCGACTACCATTGGCACCACGGAGTGCTGACAAACCCGCTGTTTCTAAAAGCTATGTCGGATTTAAAAGAGCCCGTAAGCAATGAGCCCGACGAAAGCTGGATGCCTGGGTATCAACCCGTAACTCAAGAGGAGGCCAAGCAATCATGA
- the kdsA gene encoding 3-deoxy-8-phosphooctulonate synthase, with product MTLQLSQGTEIRMGRGHPLFLIAGPCVVESRSKTLTIARILREICGEFGVPLIFKASYDKANRSSQGTFRGLGMTEGLEVLAEVKATYGLPLLSDVHESVQVERAAETLDVLQVPAFLCRQTDLLHACGKTGRVVNVKKGQFLAPEDMANVAAKVEAAGGTRILLTERGASFGYHTLVTDLRALPIMARTGWPVVFDGTHSVQRPGALGNTSGGDREMIPYLVRGAVACGVDGLFLECHDDPDHALSDGPNNLDLKDLPKLLREILAIRHALGQT from the coding sequence GTGACCCTGCAGCTGTCGCAAGGTACAGAGATTCGCATGGGCCGCGGACACCCACTCTTTCTCATCGCGGGTCCCTGTGTGGTGGAAAGCCGCTCGAAAACCCTGACCATCGCGCGCATCCTGCGCGAGATCTGCGGCGAGTTCGGAGTGCCGCTCATTTTCAAGGCAAGCTATGACAAGGCGAACCGGTCATCGCAAGGGACCTTTCGTGGACTGGGAATGACAGAGGGACTCGAGGTCCTGGCTGAGGTCAAGGCGACGTACGGTCTGCCACTTCTCTCAGACGTTCACGAGTCGGTACAGGTGGAGCGCGCCGCGGAAACGCTCGACGTGCTTCAGGTCCCTGCCTTTCTCTGCCGCCAGACTGATTTGCTCCACGCCTGCGGCAAGACCGGTCGCGTGGTTAACGTGAAGAAAGGGCAGTTTCTGGCGCCTGAGGACATGGCGAACGTTGCCGCAAAGGTCGAGGCGGCGGGCGGGACGCGGATTCTCCTCACCGAACGCGGCGCCTCGTTTGGCTACCACACGCTGGTAACCGACCTGCGCGCCCTTCCCATCATGGCTCGGACGGGCTGGCCGGTTGTCTTTGACGGCACGCACAGCGTGCAACGCCCGGGAGCGCTGGGGAACACCTCAGGCGGCGATCGGGAGATGATTCCCTATCTGGTGCGCGGCGCAGTCGCGTGCGGGGTTGACGGGCTGTTTCTTGAATGTCACGACGATCCGGACCATGCTCTGTCAGACGGTCCAAACAATCTCGATCTAAAGGACCTGCCGAAGCTATTGCGCGAAATCCTTGCGATCCGCCATGCGCTCGGACAAACCTGA
- a CDS encoding alpha/beta hydrolase, with product MASAPLLCLATLFLNSATLSAQAVAHATGVAHTEQVDIGYETFGKLGATLPVIAVNGGPGLSHAYMMQNDVWQRVAKNRLVVFYDQRGTGASKPVRMPTPSSGDSGASAVSQSSISQNMDAQVADLDAVRQSLGLAKVALVGDSYGGLLAMAYAAAHPEHVAKLVLSDSPGPSWKSIVHVLPEVFPDIEEQNEQERQRLGPETEAAAQAGLRNHFRMIFYSPEKRDAYMSHMGDLGYEPAVAAAVGKATADLDLTAKLADFKFPTLVITGRYDMNVAPLTAWRLAHAIPGAKLVIFEQSGHLPSYEEPEKYVTVLEDFLNSR from the coding sequence ATGGCATCCGCGCCGCTCCTCTGTCTCGCAACACTTTTTCTAAACTCTGCAACACTGTCCGCGCAAGCCGTCGCGCACGCAACGGGCGTCGCTCACACGGAACAGGTTGACATCGGCTATGAGACCTTTGGCAAACTTGGCGCCACGCTTCCGGTGATCGCGGTCAATGGCGGGCCCGGGCTTTCCCACGCCTACATGATGCAGAACGACGTTTGGCAACGCGTCGCCAAAAACCGCCTGGTCGTCTTTTATGACCAGCGTGGCACCGGCGCATCGAAACCTGTTCGCATGCCTACGCCATCGTCCGGTGATTCGGGGGCGTCCGCGGTTTCACAATCTTCTATTTCACAAAATATGGACGCGCAAGTTGCCGACCTGGACGCAGTGCGCCAGTCCCTGGGGCTCGCCAAAGTTGCGTTGGTGGGCGACTCTTACGGCGGGCTGCTGGCCATGGCCTACGCCGCTGCTCACCCTGAGCACGTGGCAAAGCTGGTGCTCTCTGACTCTCCTGGCCCCTCGTGGAAGAGCATTGTGCACGTGTTGCCGGAAGTCTTTCCGGACATCGAAGAACAGAACGAGCAGGAGCGGCAACGGCTCGGTCCTGAGACCGAGGCGGCAGCCCAGGCCGGCCTGCGCAACCACTTCCGCATGATCTTCTATTCTCCGGAGAAACGTGACGCCTACATGAGCCACATGGGCGATCTGGGATACGAGCCGGCGGTTGCCGCAGCCGTGGGAAAAGCCACTGCTGACCTGGACCTCACCGCCAAGCTTGCGGACTTCAAGTTTCCCACGCTGGTCATCACCGGCCGCTATGACATGAATGTTGCGCCGCTCACGGCATGGCGGCTGGCGCACGCGATCCCCGGCGCCAAGCTGGTCATCTTCGAACAAAGCGGGCACCTGCCCTCATATGAGGAGCCGGAAAAATATGTCACGGTGCTGGAAGATTTCCTGAACAGCCGCTGA
- a CDS encoding DUF1801 domain-containing protein yields the protein MRKAKSSKRRSAAKSTRVAQKTSPKTVAEYSAGVPQPARGALSKIRAAIRAVVPPEATETISYGIPAFKHKRVLVWFAAFSDHCSLFPTAAVIEAFKDELKGFSTSKGTIHFPLEKPVPVALIKKLVKARVAQEKSKKK from the coding sequence ATGAGAAAAGCGAAGTCCAGCAAACGCCGTTCTGCTGCCAAAAGCACTCGAGTCGCCCAAAAAACTTCCCCAAAGACTGTTGCTGAATACTCTGCCGGCGTCCCGCAACCCGCCCGCGGCGCTTTGAGCAAGATTCGTGCGGCGATTCGCGCCGTTGTTCCGCCGGAAGCCACCGAAACCATCAGCTATGGGATTCCTGCGTTCAAGCACAAACGGGTACTGGTGTGGTTCGCCGCGTTTTCCGACCACTGCAGTTTGTTCCCGACCGCAGCCGTCATCGAAGCGTTTAAGGACGAGCTGAAAGGCTTCTCCACATCCAAGGGGACCATCCATTTCCCGCTGGAGAAGCCAGTGCCGGTTGCGCTGATCAAGAAACTGGTGAAGGCGCGGGTCGCACAGGAAAAGAGCAAGAAAAAGTGA
- a CDS encoding MFS transporter encodes MTEGNPGPAAAPATDGARSSPMNSHMDADGVDLATGAATDETAAFRLPRIARALHNRDFRLFWIGNFLSNIGTWMQNVALGWVVLERTNSAFWLGVVGFASSAPILLFALIGGVIADHVNNRKLLMITQSAMMVFAFTMAALAWLNVINVLEIILLALGTGIAMSLNTPSYQALVPRLVPREDLTNAIGLNSAQFNMSRVLGPTLGGFAMALVGAAGNFFLNGLSFLAVLVALSRMDYPERPAPAEGHLWDKLKQGFAYVFGHPHMQPLVMMTAIASLLAVPYLTFIPYFARDVLHRGVSGLGVLMACSGAGSFFAAVTIAHTGTMRRRGVFVLRSGIGFFCAIIAFTFSHNFWLSALLLMTAGYFMIIMVATVNALLQHLAEDTMRGRVMSIYSTAFLGLPPIGCLIAGYLVKVVSPAHAIAGMSAVALLGSVAVYATKVSLRELD; translated from the coding sequence ATGACAGAAGGCAACCCTGGGCCCGCGGCGGCGCCAGCGACGGATGGCGCGCGTTCGTCCCCGATGAACTCTCACATGGATGCGGACGGTGTAGATCTGGCCACCGGCGCCGCGACCGATGAGACCGCCGCCTTCCGCCTGCCGCGCATTGCCCGCGCGCTGCACAACCGCGACTTCCGGCTCTTCTGGATTGGCAACTTTCTCTCCAACATCGGCACCTGGATGCAAAACGTGGCCCTGGGCTGGGTAGTGCTGGAGCGGACCAACTCGGCGTTCTGGCTGGGCGTGGTGGGGTTTGCGTCATCGGCGCCGATTCTGTTGTTCGCTTTGATCGGCGGCGTCATCGCTGACCACGTCAACAACCGCAAACTGCTGATGATCACCCAATCGGCCATGATGGTGTTTGCCTTTACCATGGCGGCGCTGGCCTGGCTGAACGTCATCAATGTGCTGGAAATTATCTTGCTCGCGCTGGGGACGGGCATTGCCATGTCATTGAACACGCCCAGCTACCAGGCGCTGGTTCCCCGGCTGGTCCCGCGGGAAGACCTCACTAACGCCATTGGCCTGAACTCCGCGCAGTTCAACATGTCGCGCGTCCTGGGGCCCACGCTGGGCGGCTTTGCCATGGCCCTGGTGGGCGCTGCGGGAAATTTCTTTCTCAACGGGCTGAGCTTTCTGGCCGTGCTGGTGGCCCTCTCACGCATGGATTATCCGGAGCGCCCGGCGCCCGCGGAAGGCCACTTGTGGGACAAACTGAAACAGGGGTTCGCCTACGTGTTCGGCCATCCCCACATGCAACCTCTGGTGATGATGACGGCGATTGCCAGCCTGCTGGCGGTACCCTACCTGACGTTTATTCCGTACTTTGCCCGCGACGTCCTGCATCGCGGCGTCAGCGGCCTGGGCGTGCTGATGGCCTGTTCGGGCGCGGGATCGTTTTTTGCCGCGGTCACCATCGCCCACACCGGGACCATGCGCCGCCGCGGCGTTTTTGTTTTGCGTTCGGGCATCGGCTTCTTTTGCGCCATCATTGCCTTCACCTTCTCGCACAATTTCTGGTTGTCCGCGCTGCTGCTCATGACCGCGGGCTATTTCATGATCATCATGGTGGCCACGGTCAACGCGCTGCTCCAGCATTTGGCGGAAGACACCATGCGCGGACGGGTGATGAGCATTTACTCCACGGCGTTCCTGGGGCTGCCGCCCATCGGCTGCCTGATTGCCGGATACCTGGTGAAGGTGGTCTCACCGGCCCACGCTATCGCCGGAATGTCGGCCGTGGCGCTGCTGGGCAGCGTGGCGGTGTATGCGACGAAGGTGTCGCTGCGAGAGTTGGATTGA
- a CDS encoding M28 family metallopeptidase gives MLLPVLVLATFAQSTQESRAPSPGETPRVFGFRDFSKQHQWDQKFIAVPDPKLAEQHLKILTAVPHVAGSAEDRATAEYVAKQFFVGGLETETVSYRVWMNRPAEISVTLTAPANVKMNGPTREHVSSDPYQDDPRVLMPFNGSSPSGDVEAEVVYANYGRPDDFKKLEEMKIDVRGKIVIVRYGENFRGVKSFVAEEHGAAGVIIYSDPWDDGYFRGDAYPKGPWRPDTGVQRGSIQYMFKYPGDPTTPGFASVPTLPESKRIAPEKAASMPKIPTTPISYADATPILQSLGGPESPREWQGALPFTYHVGPGPAKVKMHLKQDYRYWTIWNVIGKITGAKYPNEWVVVGNHRDAWVYGAVDPNSGTAAMLETVHGIQELLHQGWKPDRTLIFASWDAEEEGLIGSTEWGEDHESELAHAVAYFNLDVAVTGPNFGASAVPSLKGFIRDVTRFVPSPKGGTVYDVWKERARERQNERRPEGGGRSVPNARVDADVPVGDLGSGSDYSVFIQHLGVPSADMTSSGQYGVYHSTFDDFAWFKKFGDPTFEYEQQMARVLGLEALHMSDADVLPYDYELYGKEISAYIERAQEKSKTMLAAGSPDFGKAAAAAKRFTAAGSKILAIQKNPPADAAKLNQALIAAERALLLEKGLPDRPWFRHAIYAPGQYTGYAAVVIPGVNEAVDAKNAQRATEQLEALTDALNRAAGVLENYKP, from the coding sequence CTGCTGTTGCCGGTCCTTGTTCTTGCCACCTTCGCGCAGTCAACCCAGGAAAGCCGCGCGCCAAGTCCCGGAGAAACGCCGCGCGTGTTTGGCTTCCGCGATTTCAGCAAGCAGCACCAGTGGGACCAGAAGTTCATCGCCGTGCCTGATCCCAAGCTCGCGGAACAGCACTTGAAGATCCTTACCGCTGTGCCGCACGTCGCCGGTTCGGCGGAGGACAGGGCCACGGCGGAATACGTTGCCAAGCAATTCTTCGTGGGCGGCCTGGAGACTGAGACCGTCTCCTACAGGGTGTGGATGAACCGCCCAGCCGAGATCAGCGTGACCCTGACCGCGCCGGCCAACGTGAAGATGAACGGCCCCACGCGCGAGCACGTGAGCAGCGATCCATACCAGGACGACCCGCGGGTGCTGATGCCCTTCAACGGTTCGTCGCCCTCCGGCGACGTGGAAGCCGAGGTGGTGTACGCCAACTACGGCCGCCCGGATGATTTCAAGAAGTTGGAGGAAATGAAAATTGATGTTCGCGGAAAAATCGTGATCGTCCGCTACGGCGAAAATTTCCGCGGGGTAAAGAGTTTTGTGGCGGAAGAGCACGGCGCCGCCGGCGTCATCATCTACTCCGATCCCTGGGACGACGGCTACTTCCGCGGCGATGCTTATCCCAAGGGCCCGTGGCGTCCGGACACCGGGGTGCAGCGCGGGTCCATCCAATATATGTTCAAGTATCCCGGCGATCCCACCACTCCGGGGTTTGCGTCGGTTCCAACCCTGCCGGAGTCCAAGCGCATCGCGCCGGAAAAAGCCGCCAGCATGCCGAAAATTCCCACCACACCCATTTCGTATGCCGACGCCACTCCGATTCTGCAAAGCCTGGGCGGGCCGGAGTCACCGCGCGAGTGGCAAGGCGCGCTGCCTTTCACCTACCACGTTGGTCCAGGGCCGGCGAAAGTGAAGATGCATCTCAAGCAGGACTACCGCTACTGGACCATCTGGAACGTGATCGGCAAAATAACCGGCGCCAAGTATCCCAACGAGTGGGTGGTGGTGGGCAACCATCGCGATGCCTGGGTTTACGGCGCGGTGGACCCCAACAGCGGCACCGCAGCCATGCTGGAGACGGTGCACGGCATTCAGGAACTGCTGCACCAGGGCTGGAAGCCGGATCGCACGCTTATTTTTGCCAGCTGGGACGCGGAAGAAGAAGGACTGATCGGCAGCACCGAGTGGGGCGAAGACCATGAGAGCGAACTGGCCCACGCCGTGGCGTACTTCAATCTGGACGTGGCCGTGACCGGCCCGAATTTTGGCGCGTCTGCCGTACCCAGCTTAAAAGGATTTATTCGCGACGTAACCCGCTTCGTTCCCAGCCCCAAAGGCGGCACGGTTTACGACGTGTGGAAAGAGCGGGCCCGCGAGCGCCAGAACGAGCGCCGTCCTGAAGGTGGCGGCAGAAGCGTCCCCAACGCCCGCGTTGACGCCGATGTTCCCGTCGGCGACCTGGGCAGCGGGTCTGACTACAGCGTTTTCATTCAGCATCTCGGCGTGCCGTCGGCAGACATGACTTCCAGCGGCCAGTACGGCGTTTACCATTCCACCTTTGACGATTTTGCCTGGTTCAAGAAATTTGGCGATCCCACCTTTGAATATGAGCAGCAGATGGCGCGCGTGCTGGGCCTGGAAGCTCTGCACATGTCCGATGCGGACGTCCTGCCCTACGACTACGAACTGTACGGCAAAGAAATCAGCGCATACATTGAACGCGCGCAAGAGAAATCCAAAACCATGCTGGCGGCCGGCAGTCCGGACTTCGGCAAAGCTGCAGCAGCAGCCAAACGCTTCACCGCTGCCGGATCAAAGATATTGGCGATCCAGAAGAACCCTCCAGCGGACGCGGCCAAGCTGAACCAGGCGCTGATCGCCGCGGAGCGCGCGCTGCTTTTGGAGAAAGGACTGCCGGACCGCCCGTGGTTTCGCCACGCGATTTACGCTCCCGGGCAGTACACCGGATACGCCGCCGTGGTCATCCCCGGGGTGAATGAAGCCGTTGACGCCAAGAATGCGCAACGCGCCACGGAACAACTGGAAGCGCTGACCGACGCGCTGAACCGCGCAGCCGGTGTCCTGGAAAACTACAAGCCGTAA
- a CDS encoding energy transducer TonB encodes MNICSATKRLHPLKVALFLVAGVLLLGLMAMPAAGLQGQTQGPLRKVKLSPPPEYPELARKMSIQGVARVLVWVNPDGKVADVKELGGNPVLVAALVQAVKKWRYEAADKQTTIEVRFEFK; translated from the coding sequence ATGAACATCTGCTCTGCAACAAAACGGCTGCATCCGTTGAAAGTGGCGCTTTTTCTCGTGGCGGGAGTACTTCTCCTGGGCCTCATGGCAATGCCGGCAGCAGGCCTGCAAGGGCAGACGCAAGGCCCGCTGCGCAAAGTCAAGTTGAGCCCGCCGCCGGAATACCCGGAACTCGCGCGAAAGATGAGCATTCAAGGTGTGGCCCGAGTATTGGTGTGGGTCAATCCTGATGGCAAGGTCGCAGACGTTAAGGAACTCGGCGGAAATCCGGTTTTGGTGGCGGCCTTGGTTCAGGCGGTCAAGAAGTGGCGCTACGAAGCGGCCGACAAACAGACTACCATCGAAGTAAGATTTGAGTTCAAATAA